ATAGGCGAGCGCGATGAACAGGTAGAGCCAGCGCCACGGACGCGCGATGTGGTAGGTCAGCAGTCCGACGATCCCGACGGCGAAGTAGCTGACGCCGATGTCGCGGGCGTTGAGGTAGCGCGGTGAGATCAGCGCCTCCTGGATCTGCCAGTACAGATAGCCCTCACTGGCGTAGGTGGCGACGATGTGGGCGATCAGCCCGGCGATCACGAAGCGCAGACGGCCCAGCCAGCGTTCGGCCGGGGCCAGGAAGAGGCAGAACATCACCAGATACGGCCACCAGGCTGCGCCGTCGAGCCACAGCAGGCTGGTGATGAGCACCCGGATCGGGTCGGAGGCCAGGTGGTGGAGGTTCGTCGAGTCTTTGCGCAGCAGTTCCAGCAGGTGCCAGCGCGGTAGGAGGTGCTGGGCGATGGTCGTCAGGAACAGCACCGCCAACCAGCCGAACGTGACCGGTGCGGTGCCGATGAAGTGCACGACTCGGCCTGGCCAGCCGCGCCGGGTCGGCAGGACCGGCGAGGGGGGTTCGAGGCCGTCGTGCACCCACCGAGATTACTGCCTCAGTGGCAACAGTCCTTGCTGAGAACCTCCAGCCGGCACAGGCACGACGCCAGGATCGGGACGTCGGCGCGGGCTTTGGCCAGTTCGAGCTGCCGCCCGATGATCACCGCTTCGGCGTCACGGCCGAGCCGCTGAAGACATTCGTGGTAGCCGTGCAGGCTCCACACGTTGCCCGGATGCTGGCACGGCCGGCTCAGCGTCGGGTCGAGGCCGAGGTCGGCGGCGTACACCGCGGCGGCGTCCTCGACGCGCCCCTGCTCGAGCAGGAGTGCACCGTAGGCGTGCCGGGTCGGCTGCATCCAGCCCCACGGTTCGTCGTAGGGAAGCTCGTCGTCGAGTGCGATCGCCCGCCGCAGATGCTCAAACGCCGCCTCGAAATCGCCCTCCCGGTAGGCGATCTCACCGTCGAGCATGGCCGCCGCGACAGCCAAGATGTCGCGGCTGGTGTTGTTGAACAGATACCGCGAGTCCGGGACGCGCGCATAGGCGGCGGCGAACGCCTCGCGCTCGGCGGCGGCCTGGGCCAGCTGCCCCTTGGCGGCATGCGCGACCCCGCGCCCGTAGTGAATGGTTGCCGTTGTCGTGCAATACAACTCGGTATCGGCCGGGAGGGGCTCGGCGATCAGGTCGTCCCAGCGGCCGAACCGGATCAGCACATGCACCCGCAGCGGTACGAACGCTTCCAGCCAGTCGGCCATCGGCGGCGACTCGATGGTGAGCAGTTCGGGGGTCAGCTGCCCGGACAGCTCGTCGGCGGCCGCCAGCGCGATCTGCGACTGGCCGGCGAACATCGCCGAATAGACGATGAAGTGCAGATCGTGGGCCCGGTAGAGCGAATAGAAGTTCAGCGGCCCGGCGTGCGCGACGAAGCGCCGATCCGCCGCCACCGCGGATTGGTTGGCCAGCACCGAATCTCGGTAGTTGCCGCACAGCACGTCGATGTGCGACGGCATGTGCTGCAGATGGCCGGCGTCGGGCACCAGGCCGCGCAGCAGGTCGGCGGCAGGCAGCGCGTCCTCGGGATGGGCCGACATCTCCATCGCGTGGATGTACAGGTGCAACACACCGGGATGGGCGCGCCCGGCGTCGGTGCGCAGCGCCGCGTCCAGCAGGGCCTTGGCCTCCACCACCCGTGAGCCGGGGGCCGGCTCTCCGGTTGCGGTGTCCCACAACGCCCATGCCGTGATGTTCACCAGCGCATCGGCGGCCAGCGCCAGGACGTCGACGTCATCGGGGTACGCCCGCGCGAGTTCGGCCATGGCTTCGGCGTAGGCGACGTGGCCGGCCGCCAGA
This is a stretch of genomic DNA from Mycobacterium sp. ELW1. It encodes these proteins:
- a CDS encoding rhomboid-like protein, which produces MHDGLEPPSPVLPTRRGWPGRVVHFIGTAPVTFGWLAVLFLTTIAQHLLPRWHLLELLRKDSTNLHHLASDPIRVLITSLLWLDGAAWWPYLVMFCLFLAPAERWLGRLRFVIAGLIAHIVATYASEGYLYWQIQEALISPRYLNARDIGVSYFAVGIVGLLTYHIARPWRWLYLFIALAYCVGAVAITPTFTPVGHLVALFVGFACYPLARGRPGSPVDPMRLLELWRFRHPPTPVA
- a CDS encoding tetratricopeptide repeat protein, whose product is MTVPLGDTEPYYDLGAYHRPVDTPSPQAQVWFDRGLVWAYAFNHEEAITCFERALALDADLAIARWGIAYAIGPNYNKGWDAFDPVDLTASLARARMELKLAATSRGSVVEHALIAALATRFPTDDPDDADALAAGHVAYAEAMAELARAYPDDVDVLALAADALVNITAWALWDTATGEPAPGSRVVEAKALLDAALRTDAGRAHPGVLHLYIHAMEMSAHPEDALPAADLLRGLVPDAGHLQHMPSHIDVLCGNYRDSVLANQSAVAADRRFVAHAGPLNFYSLYRAHDLHFIVYSAMFAGQSQIALAAADELSGQLTPELLTIESPPMADWLEAFVPLRVHVLIRFGRWDDLIAEPLPADTELYCTTTATIHYGRGVAHAAKGQLAQAAAEREAFAAAYARVPDSRYLFNNTSRDILAVAAAMLDGEIAYREGDFEAAFEHLRRAIALDDELPYDEPWGWMQPTRHAYGALLLEQGRVEDAAAVYAADLGLDPTLSRPCQHPGNVWSLHGYHECLQRLGRDAEAVIIGRQLELAKARADVPILASCLCRLEVLSKDCCH